The Bradysia coprophila strain Holo2 chromosome IV, BU_Bcop_v1, whole genome shotgun sequence genome includes a region encoding these proteins:
- the LOC119066098 gene encoding cyclic nucleotide-gated cation channel beta-3, producing the protein MSASHTSITIPYQRSSSPEFSDTLNNHLFITHVIPQTSTRAISAEKSERDKNSVRCSLEEISKDIQEIEDFITVTEDIIKREKERDKEFYARERQRRFDEVQKYRDGTCDRSNKENKSPLTSQRKYSLKSPIYKINSARHRKSKSGSPNKAKRSRLYFKNGRIGCMDSDDFSANIQSTHQLVKDIIQSENNSPLVSPENVNKILTNGSSSIIGDNCDYCALTKSDQSLNNGSLSEEIPLSKMFSKINLSKSDNSEIVIVDSPIVEDEMIVAESPNMCCEDEGRSFDSIEDRKVPTTPGSATSINSEMKTQVRNLVRRFTLRTSKMQKRLEMPPTPSSSPSPPPQKNPDDERPTIQLVPTVFVADNPSSKNKYFCCPESLCGTSDRSGVLDPQGWFYISWLCVVSWSFLYNAWVIPLRSSFPFQTPKNTNYWLAADFCADVIYLLDVIFIKHRIMYLYEGFWVRDKNMTRRNYMQKLQFKMDILSLVPLDLLYMKLGTGAVYLRSPRLLKIQSFWEFFKLLDRSIPSPHMVRVAKTLTYMLYMIHLTACTYFAYSDYQGLGTDRWVFSGRGHPYVRCFAFATKTATSIGKNPKPDTEGELLFMTAAWLMGVFVFALLIGQIRDIIATATRSQSEYRQLVDETLEYMRRLNLPSDMQSRVKMWFKFTWEQQRTLDEGLILDYLPANLKTDIAISVHIQTLSKVQLFADCEEALLRELVLKLRSVIFLPGDYICRKGEVGKEMYIVKTGSIQVMGGIRNDEVLATLSESSVFGEISLLAITGPGGNRRTADVRSKGFSNLFVLSKADLNEAIVYYPNAQAVLKRRAKSLVRRNAAREKEEAKLLAADVVIGNPQRPPTPPKLLQAVIQALPEESPAVRLLTQGSKRGRKNRTIVESEEVVRGKGSNEIVVIEHEKGTLSRDLLESIQNDIENNQRMESNLTDSEKALLAPKTCDGKKEDGRFYDRDNGGYCKDDD; encoded by the exons ATGTCAGCGTCTCACACTTCCATAACGATACCATACCAACGTTCCAGCTCACCAGAATTTTCCGACACTCTCAACAATCATCTCTTCATTACGCACGTTATACCACAGACCTCAACCCGAGCAATATCTGCAGAAAAATCGGAACGTGATAAAAATTCCGTACGATGCAGTCTGGAGGAAATATCGAAGGACATACAAGAAATTGAAGATTTCATCACAGTCACCGAAGATATAATTAAACGTGAAAAAGAACGTGATAAAGAGTTTTATGCCCGTGAGCGGCAGCGGCGATTTGACGAAGTTCAAAAATATCGTGATGGTACGTGCGATAGAAGCAACAAAGAAAACAAGAGTCCACTTACATCGCAAAGAAAGTATTCACTCAAGTCACCAATCTACAAAATCAACTCGGCTAGGCATCGCAAAAGTAAAAGTGGTAGTCCGAATAAAGCGAAAAGGTCCCGATTGTATTTCAAAAACGGAAGGATTGGATGCATGGACTCTGATGATTTTTCGGCAAATATTCAGAGCACACATCAGCTCGTCAAAGACATAATTCAATCGGAAAACAACAGTCCATTGGTATCACCAGAAAATGTGAATAAAATCCTAACAAATGGTTCATCGTCGATCATCGGCGATAATTGTGATTATTGTGCGTTGACAAAAAGTGACCAAAGTTTGAACAATGGTAGTCTCAGTGAAGAGATACCTCTAAGTAAAATGTttagcaaaattaatttaagcaAAAGTGATAACTCAGAGATTGTAATTGTCGATTCGCCAATTGTTGAAGATGAAATGATTGTGGCTGAATCGCCGAATATGTGTTGTGAAGATGAAGGCAGAAGTTTCGATTCGATTGAAGATAGAAAGGTGCCGACAACGCCCGGCAGTGCAACATC GATAAACTCCGAAATGAAAACGCAAGTAAGAAATTTGGTTCGCCGATTTACACTACGAACCAGTAAAATGCAAAAACGTTTGGAAATGCCACCCACACCATCCAGTTCACCATCACCTCCACCGCAAAAGAATCCAGACGATGAAAGACCAACCATTCAATTAGTACCAACAGTATTCGTCGCCGACAACCCATCATCAAAAAATAAGTATTTCTGCTGTCCAGAATCGCTATGCGGTACGTCCGATCGATCAGGTGTGCTGGATCCCCAag GCTGGTTCTACATATCGTGGCTTTGCGTGGTATCTTGGTCATTTCTGTATAATGCTTGGGTGATACCATTACGGTCATCATTTCCATTCCAAACTCCAAAGAACACGAATTATTGGCTGGCCGCCGACTTTTGTGCCGACGTAATTTACCTGTTGGATGTCATTTTTATCAAACATCGAATTATGTATTTGTACGAAG GATTCTGGGTCAGAGACAAGAACATGACCAGACGGAACTACATGCAAAAGCTTCAGTTTAAG ATGGATATACTATCTCTAGTCCCCTTGGATTTGCTCTATATGAAACTTGGTACTGGTGCCGTTTACCTAAGATCTCCAcgattattaaaaattcagagtttttgggaatttttcaAACTATTGGATCGTTCTATACCATCTCCGCATATG GTTCGCGTTGCAAAGACACTGACCTACATGCTATATATGATACATCTAACTGCTTGCACATACTTTGCGTACAGTGATTATCAAG GTCTAGGAACAGATCGATGGGTTTTTAGTGGGAGAGGACACCCGTACGTCAGGTGCTTTGCCTTTGCAACAAAAACTGCTACTTCAATCGGTAAAAACCCGAAGCCCGATACCGAAGGAGAGCTACTATTCATGACAGCAGCGTGGCTTATGGGAGTCTTTGTGTTCGCATTGTTAATCGGACAAATCCGTGATATCATAGCAACAGCAACGAGATCTCAG TCCGAGTACAGGCAGCTGGTTGACGAAACATTGGAGTATATGAGAAGGCTTAACTTACCGTCTGATATGCAAAGTAGGGTAAAAATGTGGTTTAAGTTCACATGGGAACAGCAGAGGACTCTAG ATGAAGGGCTTATACTGGACTATCTGCCAGCTAACTTGAAAAcagacatagcgatttcagtGCACATACAAACACTGTCGAAAGTACAACTTTTCGCTGACTGTGAAGAGGCTCTTCTCAGAGAGTTGGTGCTAAAACTTCGTTCGGTGATTTTTCTACCTGGTGACTACATATGCCGGAAAGGCGAAGTGGGCAAGGAGATGTACATTGTGAAAACCGGATCGATACAAGTGATGGGCGGGATTAGAAATGATGAGGTTTTGGCTACACTATCAGAAAGTTCAGTATTCGGTGAAATAAGTCTACTAGCTATTACTGGTCCTGGAGGTAACCGGCGTACTGCCGATGTCAG ATCAAAAGGATTTTCGAATCTATTTGTTCTGTCCAAAGCCGATCTTAACGAGGCTATCGTATATTATCCCAATGCTCAAGCTGTATTGAAACGCCGAGCCAAGAGTTTAGTGCGAAGGAATGCAGCCCGTGAAAAGGAAGAGGCTAAATTGTTAGCCGCTGATGTTGTGATTGGAAATCCACAAAGACCACCAACTCCGCCGAAACTGCTGCAGGCGGTTATTCAAGCATTACCAGAAGAGTCACCAGCTGTACGGTTATTAACTCAAGGATCGAAACGAGGACGAAAAAATCGAACGATTGTGGAAAGTGAAGAAGTGGTCAGAGGTAAAGGCTCGAATGAAATCGTAGTTATAGAGCACGAGAAGGGTACACTGTCGCGTGATTTACTTGAATCAATTCAAAACGATATCGAAAATAATCAGCGAATGGAAAGTAATTTGACTGATTCGGAGAAGGCCTTACTAGCACCGAAAACATGTGACGGGAAAAAGGAAGATGGTCGTTTTTAC